A genomic region of Fusarium falciforme chromosome 4, complete sequence contains the following coding sequences:
- a CDS encoding HET domain-containing protein, protein MGKNDDTPTLRHVHEEQYQEPDYLYLTYYEDEDEYEEDEEDEDKDKDEDGDESEGDVSPDTDELFIAGAPPRRWKDELPGLPAMAEAAEAGCQLCQFLRQAILRKGVSFEGPIQVMAGYIWGASRTEFEQRDDGLVAWRCEVRDGRGEGYLLSAMDFNVETRNGKYFGPFCAFRKLT, encoded by the coding sequence ATGGGCAAAAATGACGATACGCCGACTCTCCGACACGTGCATGAGGAGCAGTACCAGGAGCCAGACTACCTCTATCTCACCTATTatgaggacgaagatgaatatgaggaggacgaggaggacgaggataaagataaggatgaggatggggatgAGAGCGAAGGCGATGTCTCTCCAGATACGGATGAACTTTTTATTGCAGGGGCCCCACCTAGAAGATGGAAAGATGAATTGCCTGGTCTACCTGCCATGGCTGAGGCGGCTGAAGCCGGTTGTCAGCTCTGCCAGTTTCTTCGCCAAGCCATTCTTCGAAAAGGGGTTTCCTTTGAAGGCCCTATCCAGGTGATGGCAGGATATATATGGGGCGCTAGTCGCACCGAATTTGAGCAAAGAGACGATGGACTTGTGGCTTGGAGATGTGAGGTTCGCGATGGGAGGGGAGAGGGATATTTGCTGTCTGCCATGGACTTTAACGTGGAAACGAGAAACGGCAAGTACTTTGGACCCTTTTGCGCCTTTAGAAAGCTAACATAG
- a CDS encoding Zn(2)-C6 fungal-type domain-containing protein, with protein sequence MSESKPLPRRPKFRRAYGPKTRTGCITWIRHVKCDEEKPICRRCRDSGVKCDGYAPPPPPKKPVRRRDVCVPESKQVIIFQPPSAPGAPIERYYLDHFHHWTSKQLTSSTDMSNFWMTFVLPLAHNCEPVRYAVSAVGAAHRFFMAGQDTRSPLQQLRGLAMQEYNKAISHIVPHMSMDSAFNIHCTLVCCILFIAFEGITGRYTESVRHLRAGNRLLALPALASDTQGRHVTRKLTQMFATLGVEASIFLEDNILPATDPPYRAVNASEAPAATPFRDLEDANYELRKLDVEAVEMMAEEPWECNSSDQSPDSENIMYDEEIWKELDQKFYHWNTRFELTKSMLQEKQPLMINATQLAILTVAQEFWKMSMTWGPNSPPPTEAMSSFLNASEALAQLVVVPGHPTFSLDGDLISGLSFVISFSEDEQLRTRALDVLRSLNRREGIWDSKEVLEMHEAALSLEDAKEWYEKEVPGGVPGFMVEVARRSNKLNLTNNILITAGQYKKEDSPSDGSC encoded by the exons ATGAGCGAATCGAAGCCTTTGCCCCGGAGGCCCAAGTTCAGGCGGGCGTATGGCCCCAAAACCCGGACTGGATGCATTACCTG GATCAGACACGTGAAATGTGACGAGGAAAAGCCCATATGCCGACGATGTCGCGATAGCGGTGTCAAGTGCGACGGCTATGCCCCCCCTCCACCTCCCAAGAAGCCAGTTCGACGACGCGATGTTTGTGTACCAGAGTCAAAGCAAGTCATTATCTTCCAACCCCCGTCAGCACCCGGTGCCCCCATCGAGAGGTACTATCTCGATCACTTCCACCACTGGACCTCCAAGCAACTGACCAGCTCAACCGACATGTCTAACTTTTGGATGACCTTTGTATTGCCTCTGGCCCACAATTGTGAACCAGTGAGATATGCAGTTTCTGCTGTCGGTGCTGCTCATCGGTTCTTTATGGCTGGCCAGGATACTCGATCTCCACTGCAGCAGTTGAGAGGCTTAGCGATGCAAGAGtacaacaaggccatctcgCATATCGTACCCCACATGTCGATGGACTCGGCATTCAACATTCACTGTACCTTGGTCTGCTGCATCTTGTTCATCGCCTTTGAGGGCATCACAGGGAGATACACTGAGTCCGTTCGACATCTTCGGGCTGGTAATCGTCTACTGGCCCTCCCCGCCCTTGCCTCGGACACACAAGGACGACATGTCACCAGAAAACTGACTCAAATGTTTGCCACTCTGGGAGTTGAGGCATCTATATTTCTAGAGGATAACATCCTCCCTGCTACAGACCCTCCCTACCGCGCCGTCAACGCATCCGAAGCCCCCGCTGCAACACCATTTCGAGACCTGGAAGACGCAAACTACGAGCTACGGAAACTGGATGTTGAGGcggtggagatgatggctgaGGAGCCTTGGGAATGCAATTCAAGCGACCAAAGCCCAGATTCTGAGAACATTATGTACGATGAGGAGATCTGGAAAGAGCTTGATCAAAAGTTTTACCACTGGAACACTCGTTTCGAGCTGACAAAGTCAATGCTCCAAGAGAAACAGCCTCTGATGATAAACGCCACACAACTCGCCATCCTCACGGTGGCGCAGGAATTCTGGAAGATGAGCATGACTTGGGGGCCCAACTCTCCGCCGCCCACCGAAGCAATGTCGTCTTTTCTCAACGCTTCAGAGGCTCTGGCGCAGTTGGTCGTCGTCCCTGGACATCCAACGTTTTCCCTCGACGGAGATCTCATATCTGGCCTCTCATTTGTGATCTCTTTTAGTGAGGATGAGCAGCTTCGGACTCGTGCGCTCGATGTGCTCAGGTCTCTCAATAGACGTGAAGGTATCTGGGATAGCAAGGAGGTTTTGGAGATGCACGAGGCAGCACTATCACTTGAAGATGCCAAAGAGTGGTATGAAAAGGAGGTTCCGGGTGGAGTGCCGGGGTTTATGGTGGAGGTGGCGAGGAGATCAAACAAGCTCAACCTGACAaacaacatcctcatcacagCTGGGCAATATAAAAAGGAGGACAGCCCATCAGATGGATCTTGTTAG
- a CDS encoding VOC domain-containing protein, which translates to MVRLLSTLLIGAQLLAPVLGHAVPHIQPRGANDNITYPYPELGTEEPADFATNGYFINHLCINVRNLTASVDFYSSVFGLRKLFTLHVSKHFSITYMGHPHGGKNGTGYQTALEMNREKNNAEGLIELVYVDVPVYNIDSSIETPNTFAHIGMVVPDTKVMQDRLDSLPHIPVLKKYGDPIELGSKVAGATSLTPEALAQLGPEEKELISKVLGPTNEPLIFVADPDGNLIEIQPQEGSELTG; encoded by the coding sequence ATGGTTCGCCTTCTTTCTACTCTTCTCATTGGGGCTCAGCTCCTCGCTCCCGTCCTGGGCCATGCTGTCCCTCACATTCAGCCCCGAGGAGCCAACGACAACATCACCTACCCTTATCCTGAGCTCGGCACTGAAGAGCCCGCCGACTTTGCAACCAACGGCTACTTCATCAACCATCTCTGCATCAACGTCAGGAACCTCACCGCCAGTGTCGACTTTTACTCTAGCGTCTTTGGTCTCCGTAAACTTTTCACCCTCCACGTTTCCAAGCACTTTAGCATCACCTACATGGGACACCCTCACGGCGGAAAGAATGGAACCGGGTATCAGACCGCCCTTGAGATGAACCGGGAGAAGAATAACGCTGAGGGCTTGATCGAGCTGGTCTATGTCGACGTTCCCGTCTACAACATCGATTCATCCATCGAGACCCCCAACACCTTTGCGCACATCGGCATGGTCGTGCCTGACACCAAGGTGATGCAGGATCGTCTGGATTCGCTCCCTCACATTCCCGTTCTGAAGAAGTACGGTGACCCCATTGAGCTCGGCAGCAAGGTCGCTGGAGCTACCAGCCTGACCCCTGAAGCTCTCGCTCAACTTGGCcctgaggagaaggagctgATCTCCAAAGTGCTGGGTCCCACCAACGAGCCTCTCATCTTTGTCGCCGATCCTGATGGCAACCTGATTGAGATCCAGCCCCAGGAGGGATCTGAGTTGACTGGCTAA
- a CDS encoding Epimerase domain-containing protein — protein MKVLVVGGSGMIGGTTALYLRSLGHEVTITGRKPSPPPDVPALAELPYLQGDFLKLEKDFSREALRAFEAIVFSAGTNNRHIPPEQQAEPDKYYLYSNGEAVPAFTRLARDAGIRIFVNIGSYTHHVAPEQVEEAAYARSRKQAADGIVALASPSFYACSLDTPMIVGKVPSMRVPMFEALINYAQGKLDIPPFAPRWGSNIMSTTRLLQLSPERWRLRQP, from the coding sequence ATGAAGGTTCTCGTTGTTGGCGGCAGTGGCATGATCGGCGGCACGACCGCTCTATACCTTCGATCCTTGGGCCACGAAGTTACCATCACGGGTCGTAAGCCCTCTCCACCGCCCGATGTACCTGCACTTGCAGAACTACCATATCTGCAAGGAGATTTTCTCAAACTAGAGAAAGACTTTAGCAGAGAAGCCCTGAGAGCTTTCGAGGCAATCGTATTTTCCGCTGGCACTAATAATCGACACATCCCTCCCGAGCAGCAGGCCGAGCCAGACAAATACTACCTCTACAGCAACGGTGAGGCTGTTCCAGCCTTTACACGCCTAGCAAGAGACGCTGGAATCCGAATCTTTGTGAACATCGGCAGTTACACGCACCACGTCGCACCAGAGCAGGTCGAGGAGGCAGCTTACGCTCGCTCGAGAAAGCAGGCTGCAGACGGAATCGTAGCTCTCGCATCACCAAGCTTTTACGCCTGCAGCCTTGATACACCCATGATAGTTGGAAAGGTCCCCAGCATGCGCGTGCCCATGTTCGAAGCGCTCATCAACTACGCACAGGGAAAGCTCGACATTCCCCCATTTGCGCCGCGCTGGGGCTCAAACATCATGTCGACAACTCGCTTGCTACAGCTGTCGCCGGAGCGTTGGAGATTGCGGCAGCCGTGA